One stretch of Prunus persica cultivar Lovell chromosome G1, Prunus_persica_NCBIv2, whole genome shotgun sequence DNA includes these proteins:
- the LOC18789525 gene encoding uncharacterized protein LOC18789525: MANPGLKTEEPPAQNTPLLDSNHNNNHRQGLEEGYKDTQLDQTLQWLETFLTLLGFSQSSFLSLAMSWTALVLIGVLLPVLAVELFNCSGCGKYQIKSFELVIVGSQACLATVSLLCLSHNLRKYGLRRFLFVDRYSGHMLRFRNDYIKQIKGSLRLLVWWALPCFLLKTVREVVRMIYVRYDSWGVSVAILLALVLSWAYVSTITLTASILFHLVCNLQVIHFDDYARLLERESDVLIFMEEHIRLRYHLSKISHRFRIFLVLQFLVVTASQFVTLFETTGYSGKITLINGGDFAVSTIVQVVGFSLSLHAATRISHRAQGIASVASRWHALVTCSSNETSQNRNSNSALNLEAANRLNSLHISYSESDLESVDYVAMPTNTQLASYMSSYHRRQAFVMYLQTNYGGITIFGWTVDRGLLNTIFFIELSLITFVLGKTLVFSST; encoded by the exons ATGGCTAATCCTGGTTTAAAAACAGAGGAGCCACCAGCCCAAAACACCCCTCTTCTTGATTCTAATCACAACAACAACCACCGCCAAGGACTAGAAGAAGGATACAAAGATACCCAATTGGACCAAACCCTTCAATGGCTAGAAACCTTTCTCACTCTATTGGGTTTCAGTCAATCTTCTTTCTTAAGCCTTGCCATGTCTTGGACTGCTCTTGTGCTCATAGGTGTGTTGCTTCCAGTGCTTGCGGTTGAGCTCTTCAACTGCTCGGGTTGCGGGAAGTATCAGATAAAAAGCTTCGAGCTCGTTATCGTCGGCTCGCAGGCGTGTCTTGCCACGGTGTCTTTGCTCTGCCTTTCTCACAATCTTCGAAAGTATGGTCTTCGGAGGTTCCTCTTTGTCGACCGCTATAGCGGCCACATGTTGCGATTTCGAAACGATTACATTAAGCAGATAAAG GGTTCTTTACGCTTGCTCGTTTGGtgggcactgccatgttttcTTCTGAAGACTGTACGTGAGGTTGTCCGCATGATCTATGTCCGTTACGATTCATGGGGGGTGTCAGTTGCTATTTTATTAGCTTTGGTTCTGTCATGGGCCTATGTGAGTACAATCACTCTAACAGCCAGCATTTTGTTTCACCTGGTCTGCAATTTGCAAGTTATCCACTTTGATGATTACGCGAGGCTCTTGGAAAGGGAATCTGATGTGTTGATCTTTATGGAGGAGCATATTCGTCTGCGGTATCATCTCTCTAAAATAAGCCACAGGTTCCGGATCTTCCTTGTTTTGCAGTTCTTAGTTGTCACAGCAAGCCAGTTTGTGACTCTATTTGAGACCACAGGATACAGTGGAAAAATCACTTTAATAAACGGCGGCGATTTTGCA GTCTCTACAATTGTTCAGGTTGTCGGCTTTAGTCTTTCTCTGCATGCGGCGACCAGAATTTCCCATAGAGCCCAAGGCATAGCATCAGTTGCCAGTAGATGGCATGCATTAGTAACATGCAGTTCTAATGAGACATCTCAAAACAGAAATTCAAACAGTGCGCTGAACTTGGAGGCTGCCAACAGATTGAACTCACTGCATATTAGTTACTCTGAGAGTGATCTGGAATCAGTGGATTATGTTGCAATGCCTACAAATACACAGCTGGCTTCATATATGTCCTCGTATCACAGGAGACAAGCTTTTG TGATGTATTTGCAAACTAATTATGGGGGGATCACAATATTTGGATGGACAGTCGATAGAGGCCTCCTCAACACCATCTTTTTCATCGAACTATCTTTGATCACCTTTGTGCTCGGAAAGACACTAGTTTTTTCGTCAACTTAA